From a single Eremothecium sinecaudum strain ATCC 58844 chromosome III, complete sequence genomic region:
- the YRB2 gene encoding Yrb2p (Syntenic homolog of Ashbya gossypii ADL060W; Syntenic homolog of Saccharomyces cerevisiae YIL063C (YRB2)), whose product MLNTMCDQSPKKVNDNESSELRDASKRARSQDSNLSESTVKNNKKVKLSATDEHTESDKDASEDADENSGNGDEKDEKDLKALENVEDENTGTKVEDEEKKGTNETEVEKPSSGFGKFSFAQNSAFSAGFGVASKSFGTSPAFGSGFRALKTSKDVAPSSTPESTSPKPASASNNKEGGLPSSFGSGLAFGGGFNVLKADSSNAKKPISSGIENDKESNSSQPKATSEEPSKEETVNSLNLTKKVIQSGEETEDSVYQSNAKLYQFTDINEGWKERGVGPVHVNKDKKTHKGRLVMRSRGLLKVILNLSLVKGFIVQRGFPGSIQGEKFIRIVAVDEKGEPVQYALKTGKVDDAEELFKTIKDLIPTD is encoded by the coding sequence ATGTTGAATACAATGTGCGACCAATCACCCAAGAAGGTCAATGATAATGAGTCAAGTGAACTTCGAGATGCTAGCAAAAGGGCAAGGTCACAAGATTCTAACCTTAGTGAATCCACGGTTAAAAATAACAAAAAGGTGAAATTAAGTGCTACAGATGAGCACACAGAATCTGACAAGGATGCCTCCGAGGACGCCGATGAAAACAGTGGTAATGGAGATGAGAAGGATGAGAAGGACTTGAAAGCATTAGAGAACGTTGAAGATGAGAATACAGGTACAAAGGTAGAAGACGAGGAGAAAAAGGGTACCAACGAAACTGAAGTCGAGAAGCCTAGTTCTGGTTTCGGAAAGTTTTCTTTTGCCCAGAATTCTGCATTCAGTGCAGGGTTTGGGGTTGCTTCTAAGTCCTTTGGAACTTCTCCGGCATTTGGGTCTGGCTTTAGGGCCTTGAAAACGAGTAAAGATGTTGCTCCAAGCAGCACACCTGAAAGTACTTCCCCGAAACCGGCTTCCGCTAGCAACAATAAGGAGGGTGGTTTGCCATCGTCCTTTGGTTCAGGTCTTGCATTTGGTGGTGGATTTAACGTTTTGAAGGCGGACAGCAGCAATGCTAAGAAGCCTATTTCATCAGGGATAGAAAATGATAAAGAAAGTAACTCTAGCCAGCCCAAGGCAACCAGCGAGGAACCAAGCAAAGAGGAGACGGTAAATTCATTGAATTTGACAAAAAAAGTCATACAGTCCGGGGAAGAAACCGAGGACTCTGTTTATCAATCCAACGCGAAACTGTACCAGTTTACTGACATCAATGAAGGTTGGAAAGAGAGAGGAGTGGGCCCGGTGCATGTGAATAAGGATAAAAAAACACACAAGGGTCGTCTAGTTATGCGATCCAGAGGTCTATTGAAGGTAATTCTTAATCTGTCACTCGTAAAGGGCTTCATAGTCCAGAGAGGCTTCCCAGGCTCTATTCAAGGAGAGAAGTTCATCAGAATCGTTGCAGTCGATGAAAAAGGTGAGCCAGTACAATATGCATTGAAAACAGGAAAGGTAGATGATGCCGAAGAGCTATTCAAAACAATCAAAGATTTAATCCCAACGGATTAG
- the EFM4 gene encoding Efm4p (Syntenic homolog of Ashbya gossypii ADL059C; Syntenic homolog of Saccharomyces cerevisiae YIL064W (SEE1)), translated as MDDTLKLNKSKLGTKEYWDEFYSLEKKNFEENPEDTGECWFSENDVEHHLVKFMEEFVEDGEVDWDASMLDLGTGNGHLLFTLAEEGFKGRMVGVDYSEKSVEFANEILKKQHSTMENLSFYAADIFSRDWNPRPFDVVLDKGTLDAIALSGLTLENGQSILDAYHKVVEKVLKETGVFIITSCNYAEEELIKIVAKGELKVLKTIEYPKFEFGGVKGSAISTVAFVKK; from the coding sequence ATGGATGACACTCTGAAGCTTAATAAGTCCAAGCTTGGCACTAAGGAGTACTGGGATGAGTTTTACTCCCTTGAAAAGAAGaattttgaagaaaatCCTGAAGATACCGGAGAATGTTGGTTCTCAGAGAATGATGTCGAGCATCATCTGGTAAAATTTATGGAAGAGTTCGTTGAAGACGGTGAAGTGGACTGGGATGCGTCTATGCTTGATTTAGGTACCGGAAATGGACATCTTTTATTCACTTTAGCTGAAGAAGGCTTTAAAGGCCGCATGGTTGGTGTTGACTATTCCGAGAAATCCGTAGAGTTTGCGAACGAAATCTTGAAGAAGCAGCATAGTACAATGGAAAACCTTTCATTTTATGCGGCAGATATATTTAGTAGGGACTGGAACCCCCGGCCGTTTGACGTTGTCTTGGACAAAGGGACTTTGGATGCAATTGCCCTAAGCGGTCTAACGCTAGAAAACGGACAATCGATCTTAGATGCTTACCATAAGGTAGTTGAAAAGGTCCTTAAGGAAACTGGAGTTTTCATTATCACTTCTTGCAACTATGCCGAGGAAGAGCTGATAAAGATAGTTGCAAAAGGCGAGTTGAAAGTACTGAAAACCATTGAGTATCCTAAATTCGAGTTCGGTGGAGTGAAGGGCAGCGCTATAAGCACAGTTGCATTTGTAAAGAAGTGA